A portion of the Actomonas aquatica genome contains these proteins:
- a CDS encoding c-type cytochrome, with translation MIRHSIFTVAGLALTLAGASAARAELTLSAEPQGKHDLAFDGTWAAVPDGEVRYATRADLAALPGAKTVRDRPWATMPEADLTVVPISVLTAELGWEGDADGLVLTCEDRWESWLPNSLVEEREPYLLLYYNGNAPGEGDGWPIFNGIEAMAPYYVFVSPADHPDFKDETPHGMISATQVVKISAANEEARYKPFYAGANAALSDTAKAGRTLFLANCNSCHQGPGMAGGNVSQRPFMVLQTHAKFNADYFRKMVTDPKQFYPETIMPRHPQFTDEDFAALIAFLSEATP, from the coding sequence ATGATTCGACACTCGATTTTCACCGTCGCGGGGCTGGCACTGACGCTGGCGGGAGCATCCGCCGCGCGAGCAGAATTGACCCTTTCGGCTGAGCCGCAGGGCAAACATGACCTCGCCTTTGACGGCACCTGGGCGGCCGTGCCGGACGGCGAGGTGCGTTATGCCACGCGGGCCGACCTCGCGGCGCTGCCGGGGGCGAAGACCGTGCGTGATCGGCCGTGGGCGACGATGCCCGAAGCCGATCTGACGGTGGTCCCGATCTCCGTGCTGACGGCGGAACTGGGTTGGGAAGGTGACGCGGATGGCCTCGTGCTGACGTGCGAGGACCGTTGGGAATCGTGGTTGCCCAACAGTCTGGTCGAAGAGCGTGAGCCGTATTTGCTCCTCTACTACAACGGCAACGCGCCGGGCGAAGGTGACGGTTGGCCGATCTTTAACGGCATCGAAGCCATGGCGCCGTATTACGTGTTTGTGAGCCCGGCGGATCATCCGGATTTTAAGGATGAAACCCCGCACGGCATGATCTCCGCAACGCAGGTGGTAAAGATCAGCGCGGCGAACGAGGAGGCGCGGTATAAACCGTTTTACGCGGGAGCGAACGCGGCGCTGAGTGACACCGCCAAGGCCGGGCGCACGCTGTTTTTGGCCAACTGCAACTCCTGCCACCAAGGGCCGGGAATGGCCGGCGGCAACGTGTCGCAGCGTCCCTTCATGGTGCTGCAGACGCACGCGAAGTTTAACGCCGATTATTTCCGCAAGATGGTCACGGATCCGAAGCAGTTTTATCCGGAGACGATCATGCCGCGTCACCCGCAGTTTACGGATGAGGATTTTGCGGCGTTGATCGCGTTCTTGAGTGAAGCGACGCCGTGA
- a CDS encoding ABC transporter ATP-binding protein, producing the protein MPDRPPIVKFDHVEKRYGDGPVILDDLSFEARRGDFVSLIGPSGCGKSTILKLISGLNPITRGTATVEGVAPTEAAQELAFVFQEPTLLPWLNVQHNVEVPLKLRGTDRTKRVKLAQTCLDLVGLKERATYYPRQLSGGQKMRVSIARALSLSPKILLLDEPFGALDEMTRDHLNEELLAIRAQKEWTAFFVTHSVAEAVFLSNRIFVLSANPGRLHREIKVDLPYPRTDDTRQSPEYQRLVAEVSKLLRSVESAHR; encoded by the coding sequence ATGCCCGACCGACCGCCCATTGTTAAATTTGACCACGTTGAAAAACGGTATGGTGACGGCCCCGTCATTCTCGACGACCTGAGCTTCGAAGCCCGCCGCGGCGATTTTGTGTCCCTCATCGGACCCAGCGGCTGCGGCAAGAGCACCATCCTCAAACTCATTTCCGGTCTCAATCCCATCACCCGCGGCACCGCCACCGTCGAGGGCGTCGCCCCCACCGAGGCCGCGCAGGAACTCGCCTTCGTTTTCCAGGAACCGACCCTCCTGCCCTGGCTCAATGTCCAGCACAACGTCGAGGTCCCGCTCAAGCTCCGCGGCACCGATCGCACCAAACGCGTCAAACTCGCCCAAACCTGCCTCGATCTCGTCGGCCTCAAGGAACGCGCCACTTACTACCCTCGCCAACTCTCCGGCGGCCAGAAGATGCGCGTGTCCATCGCCCGCGCCCTCTCCCTCTCGCCCAAGATCCTCCTCCTCGACGAACCCTTCGGCGCCCTCGACGAGATGACCCGCGACCATCTCAACGAAGAGCTGCTCGCCATCCGCGCCCAAAAGGAATGGACCGCGTTCTTCGTCACCCACTCCGTCGCCGAGGCCGTCTTCCTATCCAACCGCATTTTTGTGCTCAGCGCCAACCCCGGCCGCCTCCATCGCGAGATCAAGGTCGACCTGCCGTATCCACGCACCGATGACACCCGCCAGTCGCCCGAATACCAGCGTCTGGTTGCCGAGGTGTCCAAACTCCTTCGCTCGGTCGAATCCGCCCACCGCTGA
- a CDS encoding amidohydrolase family protein, protein MTRILDCHIHAYPPEVFNQPRAWGEAHNEPWFTHCVAPKGKPTIQAWADTDQLLRDMDRAGVEKVIMLGWYWENQETCEIQNQWFMDWHREHPDRIHAFATVKPSSGQRGLDNVKRCFDAGLCGLGELLPQAQDFSFQDDNFAALVELAVQADVPFNLHVTDPLIIGEASTMPTPLGDYLQMAMDYPDATFILAHWGGGIPFFEHNPRVKERLKNVYYDTAASPLLYDKKVFRSVVDMIGPDRILFGTDYPIMLYPRDSSDADFSRMIDDIRAAGLTDAEFDAIMGGNLRRLMKWD, encoded by the coding sequence ATGACCCGCATCCTCGACTGCCACATCCACGCCTACCCGCCCGAAGTCTTCAACCAACCCCGCGCCTGGGGCGAAGCCCACAACGAACCGTGGTTCACCCACTGCGTCGCGCCCAAAGGTAAACCCACCATCCAAGCCTGGGCCGACACCGACCAGCTCCTGCGCGACATGGACCGCGCCGGTGTCGAGAAGGTCATCATGCTCGGCTGGTATTGGGAGAACCAGGAAACCTGCGAAATTCAGAACCAGTGGTTCATGGACTGGCACCGCGAACACCCCGACCGTATCCACGCTTTCGCTACGGTGAAACCCAGCTCCGGCCAGCGCGGCCTCGACAACGTCAAACGCTGTTTCGACGCCGGCCTCTGCGGACTCGGCGAACTCCTCCCGCAGGCCCAGGACTTCTCCTTCCAGGACGACAACTTCGCCGCCCTCGTCGAACTCGCCGTCCAGGCCGATGTGCCGTTCAACCTCCACGTCACCGATCCGCTCATCATCGGCGAGGCCAGCACCATGCCCACCCCACTGGGCGACTACCTGCAGATGGCCATGGATTACCCCGACGCAACCTTCATCCTCGCGCACTGGGGCGGCGGCATCCCCTTCTTCGAACACAATCCGCGGGTGAAGGAGCGCCTTAAAAACGTCTACTACGACACCGCCGCGTCGCCCTTGCTCTACGACAAAAAGGTCTTCCGCAGCGTCGTCGATATGATCGGCCCCGACCGCATCCTCTTCGGCACCGACTACCCGATCATGCTTTACCCGCGCGACTCATCGGATGCCGATTTCTCACGCATGATCGATGACATCCGCGCGGCCGGCCTGACCGACGCCGAGTTTGACGCCATCATGGGCGGCAACCTGCGCCGCCTCATGAAGTGGGACTGA
- a CDS encoding ABC transporter permease codes for MSKRLLTKLLPLLTGLVFIGLWYAIRAGLGEEQHFLLPTPDEIIRAFGTYGSELWAGSINTLKGAVLGFFSAVLVSFIFALILSLTPTIRASLYPYLMILQMTPIIVLAPILILWVGPGLISVTIITFLICFFPLTVNTTQGLISTDRNLVDLFRMCKATKRQEIFLLRVPAALPYFFTGLRIAATLAPIGAIVGDFYAGNSAGGQGGLGFLTIIFSSQFKIAALFATAAASCVLGFLFAGIGIGLGWLSLHKWHDSYAKTDS; via the coding sequence ATGTCCAAACGCCTGCTGACCAAGCTGCTTCCTCTTCTCACCGGTCTCGTCTTCATCGGCCTGTGGTATGCCATCCGCGCCGGCCTCGGTGAGGAGCAACACTTCCTCCTGCCCACGCCCGACGAAATCATCCGCGCCTTCGGCACCTACGGCAGCGAACTCTGGGCCGGCTCGATCAACACGCTCAAAGGCGCGGTGCTCGGTTTCTTTTCCGCGGTGCTGGTGAGTTTTATTTTCGCCCTCATCCTGTCGCTCACACCGACCATTCGCGCCAGCCTCTACCCCTACCTGATGATCCTGCAGATGACGCCGATCATCGTGCTCGCCCCCATCCTCATCCTCTGGGTGGGACCGGGCCTCATCAGCGTGACGATCATCACCTTCCTCATCTGTTTCTTCCCGCTCACGGTCAACACGACCCAGGGCCTCATCTCCACCGATCGCAATCTGGTCGACCTCTTCCGCATGTGCAAAGCGACCAAGCGCCAGGAGATCTTCCTCCTGCGCGTGCCCGCCGCGCTGCCCTACTTCTTCACCGGCCTGCGCATCGCCGCCACCCTCGCTCCCATCGGGGCCATCGTGGGAGACTTCTACGCCGGCAACTCCGCCGGCGGCCAAGGCGGACTGGGTTTCCTCACCATCATCTTCAGCTCGCAGTTCAAAATCGCCGCCCTCTTCGCCACCGCCGCCGCCAGCTGCGTGCTCGGCTTCCTCTTCGCCGGCATCGGCATCGGCTTGGGCTGGCTCAGCTTGCACAAATGGCACGACTCCTACGCCAAAACCGACTCATGA
- a CDS encoding CocE/NonD family hydrolase, producing MIGQNLTDAFADVALESGVVATMRDGTRLVADIYRPAGPNAGPGPWPVLLMRQPYGRDIASTVVYAHPNWWARQGFIVVIQDVRGRGDSEGSFYTFRNEVDDGFDTVAWAAALPGSNGRVGMYGFSYQGSTQLLAALAQPPALKALAPHMTAFDLYSGWFYRDGILQLSTTVAWASQMLREDARRAGATSVAALDANWLNPGRLSSVMPLRDAAPLANDDVPSYGIDWIRHATKDDYWAEFDLLERVAELGLPMFHISGWYDFYLRGSVDGFRAMAAAHPNQVLLAGPWQHIPWGEHVGGTHLGPGAKPETDTALAAWFHHWLDHDTPTAPAPLPPVRYYVLGADTWRDAPAWPPPAAMPSTWFLTSSSRANSRYGDGQLSPAAPGGPEDLYTYDPEVPVMAPGGNRGGNVAFGPHDLSAQQEGNNLLVYTSAPLADPLSVAGDPTCTLHVRSSAPHTHFVVRLSRVRPSGRAEFLTLGAKAVSGADAPEGLEIELPLDPIAVDFAAGDALRLDVASSAYPLLIRSPNTATDPAAIAAPGEFKRALQVVYHDETHPSTLTLPVIG from the coding sequence GTGATCGGGCAAAACCTCACCGACGCCTTCGCCGACGTCGCCCTCGAATCCGGCGTCGTTGCCACCATGCGCGACGGCACCCGGCTCGTGGCCGACATCTATCGCCCCGCCGGGCCCAACGCCGGACCCGGCCCCTGGCCGGTCCTGCTCATGCGCCAGCCCTACGGTCGCGACATCGCGTCGACCGTCGTCTACGCCCACCCCAACTGGTGGGCCCGACAGGGCTTCATCGTCGTCATTCAGGACGTGCGTGGCCGCGGCGACAGCGAGGGGTCATTCTACACCTTTCGTAACGAGGTCGACGACGGCTTCGACACCGTCGCCTGGGCCGCCGCCCTGCCCGGCAGCAACGGCCGCGTGGGCATGTATGGGTTCTCCTACCAAGGCTCCACGCAGCTCCTCGCCGCCCTCGCCCAGCCGCCCGCGCTCAAGGCCCTCGCGCCGCATATGACGGCGTTCGATCTCTACTCCGGTTGGTTCTACCGCGACGGCATCCTGCAACTCAGCACGACCGTCGCGTGGGCCAGCCAAATGCTGCGCGAAGACGCCCGCCGCGCCGGCGCCACCAGCGTGGCCGCGCTCGATGCCAATTGGCTCAACCCCGGTCGTCTCAGCAGCGTCATGCCGCTCCGGGACGCCGCCCCCCTGGCCAACGACGACGTGCCGTCCTACGGCATCGACTGGATTCGCCACGCCACCAAGGACGATTACTGGGCGGAGTTTGATCTGCTCGAGCGCGTCGCCGAGCTCGGCCTGCCCATGTTTCACATCAGCGGCTGGTATGACTTTTACCTGCGCGGCTCCGTCGACGGATTCCGCGCCATGGCCGCCGCTCATCCGAACCAGGTTTTGCTCGCCGGCCCCTGGCAACACATCCCCTGGGGCGAACACGTTGGCGGCACTCACCTCGGCCCCGGCGCCAAACCGGAAACCGATACCGCCCTCGCGGCGTGGTTTCACCACTGGCTCGACCACGACACGCCGACCGCCCCCGCGCCGCTCCCACCGGTCCGCTACTACGTGCTCGGTGCCGACACCTGGCGCGACGCCCCCGCTTGGCCACCACCCGCCGCCATGCCGAGCACCTGGTTTCTCACCTCCTCCTCCCGCGCCAACTCGCGCTACGGGGACGGCCAACTCTCGCCCGCCGCCCCCGGCGGCCCCGAAGACCTCTACACCTACGATCCGGAAGTCCCGGTCATGGCCCCCGGCGGTAATCGCGGCGGCAACGTCGCCTTCGGTCCGCACGACCTTTCGGCGCAGCAGGAAGGCAACAACCTACTCGTTTACACTTCGGCGCCGCTGGCCGACCCGCTCTCGGTGGCCGGCGACCCGACCTGCACGCTGCATGTCCGCTCCAGCGCCCCGCACACCCACTTCGTCGTGCGCCTCAGCCGTGTGCGCCCGAGCGGTCGCGCCGAGTTCCTCACGCTCGGTGCCAAAGCCGTCAGCGGCGCCGATGCCCCGGAAGGTTTGGAAATCGAACTCCCACTCGACCCCATCGCGGTCGATTTCGCCGCCGGCGACGCCCTCCGCCTCGACGTCGCGAGTTCCGCCTATCCGCTGCTCATCCGCTCCCCCAACACCGCCACGGACCCAGCCGCCATCGCAGCCCCCGGCGAATTTAAACGAGCCCTCCAAGTCGTCTACCACGACGAGACGCACCCCTCCACCCTCACCCTCCCGGTGATCGGGTAA
- a CDS encoding FAD-binding oxidoreductase, protein MSTPGFVPLSATFIAALSDLLGADNVITSGKNLTTLSQDFYWYSPVLRERIGDRYAAAAAKVSSLDQLKQIVSLAVKERVPLTVRGGATGNYGQCVPLFGGLVLDLTGMDKIIDLSDGVVTAEPGARLGIIENQARPLGWELRCYPSTWIKSTIAGFVGGGSGGIGSIAHGGLRTPGTIKQFKILTIEEEPRILTLDEAETMRVFHAYGTNGIIVEMQLRLAPARPWQQMVVSSADWDGLLNFADELAHDLDVPKRLLSVIEDPLPAYFKPIKKFYPEGHHVIFLEVDEASADAVAARAEAAGLEVPHRIPYHFPRKAPMLSDYTWNHTTLWALKADPAYTYLQCGYGENFREQVKTLQARFPGEMFFHFEFTRGNSKMGLEDNIVCGGVPVVKFSTEERLKEMIDACHEIGVFVANPHTCIIEEGGRDLGYDIQLELKAEADPHNLLNPGKMKQAPLPEFATPGSMPKFLYS, encoded by the coding sequence ATGTCCACTCCCGGTTTTGTCCCGCTCTCTGCCACCTTCATCGCCGCGCTCTCCGACCTGCTCGGAGCCGACAACGTCATCACGTCCGGCAAGAACCTGACGACGCTCTCGCAGGACTTCTATTGGTATTCCCCCGTGCTGCGGGAACGCATCGGCGACCGCTACGCCGCTGCCGCCGCCAAGGTGTCTTCGCTCGATCAGCTGAAGCAAATCGTCTCGCTCGCCGTGAAAGAACGCGTGCCCCTCACCGTGCGCGGTGGCGCCACCGGCAACTACGGCCAATGTGTGCCGCTCTTCGGCGGACTCGTCCTCGATCTCACCGGCATGGACAAGATCATCGACCTCAGCGACGGCGTCGTGACCGCCGAGCCCGGTGCCCGCCTCGGCATCATCGAAAACCAGGCCCGCCCGCTCGGTTGGGAACTGCGCTGCTACCCGTCCACCTGGATCAAATCGACCATCGCCGGTTTTGTCGGCGGCGGCTCCGGCGGCATCGGCTCCATCGCCCACGGTGGTCTGCGCACCCCCGGCACCATCAAGCAGTTTAAGATCCTCACCATCGAGGAAGAGCCGCGCATCCTCACCCTAGACGAGGCCGAAACCATGCGTGTCTTCCACGCCTACGGCACCAACGGCATCATCGTCGAAATGCAGCTGCGCCTCGCGCCCGCCCGCCCTTGGCAACAGATGGTCGTGTCCAGCGCCGACTGGGATGGGTTGCTCAACTTCGCCGACGAACTCGCCCACGATCTCGACGTGCCCAAGCGCCTGCTTTCGGTCATCGAGGACCCGCTCCCGGCCTACTTTAAGCCCATCAAAAAGTTCTACCCCGAGGGCCATCACGTGATCTTCCTCGAGGTCGACGAAGCCTCCGCCGACGCCGTCGCCGCCCGCGCCGAAGCCGCCGGACTCGAGGTGCCGCATCGCATCCCCTACCACTTCCCGCGCAAGGCCCCGATGCTGTCGGACTACACCTGGAACCACACCACCTTGTGGGCGCTCAAGGCCGACCCGGCCTACACCTACCTGCAGTGCGGCTACGGCGAAAACTTCCGCGAACAGGTCAAGACCCTCCAGGCCCGCTTCCCGGGTGAGATGTTCTTCCACTTCGAATTCACCCGCGGCAATTCCAAGATGGGCCTCGAGGACAACATCGTCTGCGGCGGCGTGCCGGTGGTGAAGTTCTCCACCGAAGAGCGCCTCAAAGAGATGATCGATGCCTGCCACGAGATCGGTGTCTTCGTCGCCAATCCCCACACCTGCATCATCGAAGAAGGTGGCCGGGACCTCGGCTACGACATCCAACTCGAACTCAAAGCTGAAGCCGATCCGCACAACCTGCTCAATCCCGGCAAGATGAAGCAGGCGCCGCTCCCCGAATTTGCCACGCCGGGCTCCATGCCCAAATTCCTTTATTCGTGA
- a CDS encoding energy-coupling factor transporter transmembrane component T family protein produces MNTPSFVSATRHTGFSALDFRAKLALFIAATVAAVMWNDPWLNLLLAAGICGTCFAVGIPAPYLKLVAKVMTPFFVILLITHGFFNVQHVQRLLGGRELTPLFHLPENLWFIGGASFSREGALYGLNAIGKSLTFILLVPLCVFTTDPNHLVVSLVRLGLPYKLAFVMTSTLRFFPLIFDEIQAVIRTQRLRGFAPEDLSAVQRLKIYAKVAVPVILGALHKAQQTEVVLQAKGFSGSAQRTYLHRAELGGRDYATILAAVLIIAAAAWLTLSGIARFHG; encoded by the coding sequence ATGAACACGCCTTCCTTCGTCTCGGCCACGCGCCACACCGGTTTCTCCGCGCTCGATTTTCGCGCCAAGCTCGCCCTCTTCATCGCCGCCACCGTGGCCGCCGTGATGTGGAACGACCCTTGGCTCAACCTGCTGCTCGCCGCCGGCATTTGTGGCACCTGCTTCGCCGTTGGTATCCCGGCCCCCTACCTCAAGTTGGTCGCCAAAGTGATGACGCCGTTCTTCGTCATCCTGCTCATCACCCACGGCTTCTTTAATGTGCAACACGTGCAACGCCTCCTCGGCGGACGCGAACTCACGCCGCTGTTCCACTTACCCGAAAACCTCTGGTTCATCGGCGGCGCGTCCTTCTCGCGCGAAGGCGCCCTCTATGGCCTCAACGCCATCGGCAAAAGCCTTACCTTCATCCTGCTGGTCCCGTTGTGTGTATTCACCACGGATCCAAACCACCTCGTGGTCAGCCTCGTGCGATTGGGCCTGCCCTACAAACTGGCCTTCGTGATGACGTCCACCTTGCGCTTCTTCCCACTCATCTTTGACGAGATTCAGGCCGTGATCCGCACCCAACGCCTGCGCGGCTTTGCCCCCGAGGATCTCTCGGCGGTGCAGCGCCTAAAAATCTACGCCAAGGTCGCGGTGCCCGTCATCCTCGGGGCCCTGCACAAAGCGCAGCAAACGGAGGTCGTGCTCCAGGCCAAAGGCTTCTCCGGCAGCGCCCAACGCACCTACCTGCACCGCGCCGAACTCGGTGGCCGCGACTACGCCACCATCCTGGCCGCGGTCCTCATCATCGCCGCCGCCGCCTGGCTCACCCTCAGCGGCATCGCCCGCTTCCACGGGTAA
- a CDS encoding ABC transporter ATP-binding protein codes for MTHPTSSTSPAAPLVCCEQVSYAYPTSPGPVLRDLNLEIAPGEIVGLLGPSGAGKSTLCLAMVGIVPQFYGGRFFGKLTVSGQDTIDTPIHTLSRTVGLVLQDPSSQLVTATVENEVAFALENAALPPDEIRARITWALDAVRLGDFAAKHPHELSGGQQQRLALAAALALQPPLIVLDEPTSQLDPASTAEVFALVRELNASHGISFVIATHASEELAATAQRILVLEEGQLKADGPTAEILRDTALFDRLHLRPPEATSTFAHLRDAGLWPADQALPTTLPEAIAALPQLPPARSFDPPPPAPPNRGRPILALRNVTHTYPDGTTALNNITVEIPRGEYCLLIGQNGAGKSTLLQHFLNLLQPSSGEAQIDDVDLAQFNVAQLARRIGYVPQNPDRQLFNASVEAEVGFSLQSTDLDEAAKKARLEEALAAMNLTHLRHAHPFSLSKGDRARVVIAAVLTLDPEVLIFDEPTTGQDAAGARAILDLTRELHARGRTIVIVTHHLYLMPEYARRVLVLGQGQLLLDAPIREAYHAIETLRQTSVDPTQAVALAQASHPGNRALSPRELAATFQPVPADS; via the coding sequence ATGACTCACCCGACATCTTCCACCTCGCCTGCCGCGCCGTTGGTCTGCTGCGAACAGGTTTCCTACGCCTACCCGACCTCGCCCGGCCCGGTCCTCCGCGACCTCAACCTCGAAATCGCCCCCGGCGAAATCGTCGGCCTGCTCGGTCCCTCCGGCGCGGGCAAATCCACCCTCTGTCTCGCGATGGTGGGTATCGTGCCGCAGTTCTACGGCGGACGCTTCTTCGGCAAGCTCACCGTTTCCGGTCAGGACACCATCGATACTCCCATCCACACGCTGTCGCGCACCGTTGGCCTCGTCCTGCAGGATCCCTCCTCGCAGCTCGTCACCGCCACCGTCGAAAACGAGGTCGCCTTCGCCCTCGAAAACGCCGCCCTGCCACCCGACGAAATTCGCGCCCGCATCACCTGGGCACTCGATGCCGTGCGCCTCGGTGACTTCGCCGCCAAACACCCGCACGAACTTTCCGGCGGACAACAACAACGCCTCGCGCTCGCCGCCGCCCTCGCCCTGCAGCCGCCGCTCATCGTGCTCGATGAACCGACCTCGCAGCTCGACCCGGCGAGCACCGCTGAAGTGTTTGCCTTGGTGCGCGAACTCAACGCCTCCCACGGCATCAGCTTCGTCATCGCCACCCACGCCAGCGAAGAACTTGCCGCCACCGCGCAACGCATCCTCGTGCTGGAAGAGGGCCAACTCAAAGCCGACGGCCCCACCGCCGAGATCCTGCGCGACACCGCGCTCTTTGATCGTCTGCACCTGCGCCCGCCCGAAGCCACCAGCACCTTTGCCCACCTGCGCGACGCCGGACTCTGGCCCGCCGATCAGGCGCTGCCCACGACCCTGCCCGAGGCCATCGCGGCACTGCCGCAGTTGCCGCCCGCCCGGTCCTTTGACCCGCCTCCGCCCGCGCCGCCCAACCGCGGCCGACCCATTCTCGCACTGCGCAACGTCACTCACACCTACCCCGACGGCACCACCGCGCTGAACAACATCACCGTCGAGATTCCGCGCGGCGAATACTGCCTGCTCATCGGCCAAAACGGCGCCGGCAAGAGCACCCTCCTGCAGCACTTCCTCAACCTGCTGCAGCCCTCCAGCGGCGAAGCCCAAATCGACGACGTCGACCTCGCCCAGTTCAACGTCGCTCAGCTCGCCCGCCGCATCGGCTACGTGCCCCAGAACCCCGACCGCCAGCTCTTCAACGCCAGCGTCGAAGCCGAGGTAGGGTTTTCCCTGCAGAGCACCGACCTCGACGAAGCCGCCAAAAAGGCCCGCCTCGAGGAGGCGCTCGCCGCGATGAACCTCACCCACCTGCGGCACGCTCATCCTTTCTCGCTTTCCAAGGGCGACCGGGCCCGCGTCGTCATTGCCGCCGTGCTCACGCTCGATCCCGAGGTGCTGATCTTCGACGAGCCCACCACCGGACAGGACGCCGCCGGCGCCCGCGCCATCCTCGACCTCACCCGCGAGCTGCACGCCCGCGGCCGCACCATCGTCATCGTGACCCACCATCTGTATTTGATGCCCGAATACGCCCGCCGCGTGCTGGTGCTCGGTCAGGGTCAGCTGCTGCTCGACGCGCCCATTCGCGAAGCCTACCACGCCATCGAAACCCTGCGCCAAACGTCCGTCGATCCGACCCAGGCCGTCGCTCTCGCCCAAGCTTCCCACCCCGGCAACCGCGCCCTCTCGCCGCGCGAACTCGCGGCCACCTTTCAACCCGTGCCCGCCGACTCATGA
- a CDS encoding ABC transporter substrate-binding protein yields MIKHGLMRWMRGVAGMVLAAGIAVGAARAEEPDKLVLQLDLGVRNVQFAGVLWADAHGWFEEAGLDLEIRPLPKGYGDLAANVAAGEHTIGSIEGGLFLSGRAAGEPVVAIGTMFQASPLGLVSKVHHGVKTPADLVGLKVAVHGDGHEALATVLETGDVDPALVTVSEAEYGDGPLLRDEVDAKQAYYVDEFVRMRQAGHDVTVLRYKDFGHRAYSQVLFVSETTLAENRDALVRFLQVHHRGWQAALADPEAAAKLVVERYEPQLDLAYQVESLKQIGELVWAEDKRTGAASPATWTEAAERFRSTHPDAELEPMAAWTDFTLVEEAFADGEL; encoded by the coding sequence ATGATCAAACATGGCCTGATGCGGTGGATGCGGGGAGTGGCGGGAATGGTGTTGGCGGCGGGAATCGCGGTCGGGGCGGCGCGTGCGGAGGAGCCGGACAAGCTGGTGCTGCAGCTCGATCTGGGCGTGCGTAACGTGCAGTTTGCCGGCGTGTTATGGGCGGATGCCCATGGGTGGTTTGAGGAGGCGGGGCTCGATCTGGAGATCCGTCCGCTGCCGAAGGGCTACGGTGATCTGGCGGCCAACGTGGCGGCGGGGGAGCACACGATCGGCTCGATCGAAGGCGGGCTGTTTTTGTCGGGTCGGGCGGCGGGTGAGCCGGTGGTGGCGATCGGCACGATGTTCCAGGCTTCGCCGCTGGGTCTGGTGTCCAAGGTCCATCACGGGGTGAAGACGCCGGCCGATTTGGTGGGGCTGAAGGTGGCGGTGCACGGCGACGGGCACGAGGCGTTGGCCACGGTGTTGGAGACCGGCGACGTGGATCCGGCGCTGGTGACGGTGAGTGAAGCCGAGTATGGTGACGGCCCCTTGTTGCGCGACGAGGTGGATGCCAAGCAGGCCTACTACGTGGACGAGTTTGTGCGCATGCGGCAGGCAGGCCACGACGTGACGGTGCTGCGCTACAAGGACTTTGGGCATCGGGCGTATTCGCAGGTGTTGTTTGTGAGCGAAACGACCTTGGCCGAAAACCGGGATGCGCTCGTGCGTTTTTTGCAGGTGCACCACCGCGGCTGGCAGGCGGCGTTGGCGGATCCGGAAGCGGCGGCGAAGCTGGTGGTCGAGCGTTATGAGCCGCAGCTGGATCTGGCTTATCAGGTGGAGTCGCTCAAACAGATCGGCGAGCTGGTGTGGGCCGAGGATAAGCGCACGGGCGCGGCGAGTCCGGCGACGTGGACGGAGGCGGCGGAGCGGTTTCGGTCGACGCATCCGGACGCCGAGCTCGAGCCGATGGCGGCGTGGACGGATTTTACGCTGGTCGAGGAGGCGTTTGCGGACGGGGAGCTGTGA